The Microbacterium esteraromaticum genome contains the following window.
CCGCAACGCCCTGGTCTTTGCGGCGCTCGCAGCCTTTGCGCGGGACGGATATCACGCAGCGAGCCTCGAAGGCATCGCCAACGACGCCGGGTTCTCGAAGGGGGCGATCTACTCGAACTTTGACGGCAAAGCCGATCTGTTTCTCGCGGTCATGGATAACAACCTCGCGATGGTGCGAGGTGATGGGTGGGATCCACTCGACAACCACAGCCAGGGGGAGGATGCTGCTGACGAGCCGTCAGAGATGGAGCTATCGGCACTGGTTCGCGGCTTCGCTCTTGCCACACTGGAGTTCATCGCGTCCGCTGCGCGTGACGAGAAGCTCGTCACCGCACTGCGCGCGCGCAATCAGCTCATGGTCGACGCCTATCAGCGCATCGCAGAGGAGCAACGCGCCGAAGGCGAGATGCTCTCGACAGGT
Protein-coding sequences here:
- a CDS encoding TetR/AcrR family transcriptional regulator, which codes for MADSGSRRAHAQRQQETRNALVFAALAAFARDGYHAASLEGIANDAGFSKGAIYSNFDGKADLFLAVMDNNLAMVRGDGWDPLDNHSQGEDAADEPSEMELSALVRGFALATLEFIASAARDEKLVTALRARNQLMVDAYQRIAEEQRAEGEMLSTGDVARLMVALNQGISVVALSGISDMDDSLMRVGMRRLLDPAGSAGDTSLRTPGGFPGVEDVQRMLRDAAESEK